Genomic DNA from Cololabis saira isolate AMF1-May2022 chromosome 20, fColSai1.1, whole genome shotgun sequence:
tggactctgtggaggagggtcatggtctcagagacgctgtagaaggacagaagaCCAGCTCCGTGGTCCAGGTACACTCCAACTCTGGAGGAAGGAGGACCTGAAACACGAGTTTTAATGTTGTTGTACCGCAGTGTGTAACCGTCTGTGTAACATTGTAACGCCCAAGATTCCTGGTTGTATCCAAACCCACAACCTTGCAGGTTCCCCGCTCTGCTGATGTTCTTGTACGCCACTGCAACACAAACTGCTTCTCCTCtcacctccacctcccagtaacacCGTCCACTCATACTCTGCTTACTCAGCACTTGCCACCAATAAGTGAATCTGCCTGGATTATCACAATAAGACAgttcttttttcattaaagtCACTTTTCTGTTGGCATCAGATATAAACAAATGTTTGTGagctgtgtttggatccagagtgatgTCTTGAGAATGTTTCAAGAATCCATCTCTGGtctttggttctggttccgACAGTAAAACATCTACTTCCGCCACTGACAGTGAGATGTTTGTCCACGTCTCTCTCAGAAGGTCCTGTAGTTTCTCTCTGGTCTCTGACACAGCTGCTGTCACGTCCTCAAAGTACCTGAGAGGACGAATCTGGATGCTGGATGAGAGTGTGGAGCCACTGAGGGGTGACGGTGAGGGGTAGTTGTGGAGGAACTGGTTGTGGTCCTCTGTGTGTGAGAGCTTCTCCAGCTCAgcttctctcctcttcaggtcagtgatctcctgctgcagttTCTCCTGAAGATCTTTGACTCGACTCACTTCATgttcctgctgggatctgacctgctgcttcacatcagaGCTGCTTTTCTGGAGGAGACGGATCACCTCGTTGAAAGTCttctcactgtcctccactgcTTTATCAGCAGAGACGTTGATGTCCTCCACCTGTATAAACAACACCAATATGGATTTAGGAAACATCCTTCTACAGAAATGGCTTTACTTCAATTGGTTGATAAAATTCACACtgcaatcaataataatgaatacgctttgggaatctttcttgatttatccaaagcttttgacacagttAATTTTGATATTCTTCTTCAAAAATTATTACACTATGGATTTGCTGGAATCACTCATGTGTGGCTTTTCAATTATATTCATAACCATCAGCAATTTCTTATCATTGACGGTAAATCATCAGAGAATCAGAAAATGCGGGGTCCCCCAGGGGTCTATACTCGGGTCcctgttattttagatttatataaATGATTTGGCCGCAGCCTTGTCCTCCTTGTTTCCTGTACTTTATGCCGATGATacaaacttatttatttcacataatGATTTTTCAGGAAACCatgatttagaaaacatttcaaaatggtttaaaCTTAACAAACTAtcactgaatataaaaaaaatctaattttattatatttacatcaaaaaataaaatatattgtaaatctAACAGCGGTCTGTCTATAGGAGATGACCCGCTCACTCAGGTTACATCAACAACcttccttggtgtaattatcCATGACAGTTTTAGCTGGAGAAACCACATCAACCATGTCtgtaaaaaaatatctaaatctacttctgtttttttgcattgtctttgtttttagactgcaatcatgtattctgctgttttaaatctttgtacaatcttttgctgtattttacaggtagagGCCTCGTATTTAAGCCCCTCTGGCTTTTTGCCTCAGCCGAGCTTATTACCAAtctcttttttacatttgtacgttacttgttctgttttttatacagtgctgaataaataaatcaaatcaaatcaaaatcacctcctgctgaagcagctcCACGTCTTTCTCTCGCTCCTGGATTCTctgctggatttgttgtcgaCTCACCTCCAGCTCCTTCTGCTTCTCACatctttctgctgcagctgcaactgtttcATGACCTTTATGTTCATCCATTGCACACAGATAACAGATACTCTGCTGATCGGTACGACAGAAGATCTTCATCACCTCATGGTGGAGAGAGCAGAGTTTCTCCTGGAGCTTCTTGGAGGGATCCACCAGCTGGTGTTTTTGAAAAGCAGGAGCATCATAGTGAGGTTGGAGATGTTTCTCACAGTAAGAGGCCAGACAGACCAGACAGGACTGGACAGCTTTCACCTTCCTCCCAGTGCAGACATCACAGGTCACATCTtcaggtccagcatagcagAGATCAGCTTGGAGTCCAGTCTTCTTCATCTCCTCCACTAACTCTGCTAACATGCTGTTTCTCACCAGGACGGGTCTGGGCGTGAAGGTCTTCCTGCACAGAGGACAGCTGTGGGTTCCCCTCCCATCCTCTCCATCCCAGTGGGTTTTAATACAGTCCATGCAGTAGTTGTGTCCACAGGGAATCGTCCCCGGATCCTTCAGTAGATCCAGACAGATGGAACAACAGATCATTTCTCCGTCCACTTCAACTCTTTTCTCCGACATTTCTCCTCAAAAAAGTTCGTTTTAGTTCAGAGAGCTGCGAGTCCGTCAGTCCGCTTTACCGCACTGGGCTCGAACCCGCGACCTGCTGGGTTTATATGCGCCGAGCCGTCACCGGAAGTGACGTCACGTCCTTTCTTCTCCCGCAGCAAGTTCCCGCCAAAATTCCAACTTTTCTCGTcgtaaattacaaataaaattaactgaTATGTTGTTGTCGCATGAAAGAGTCACTTTATTTCATGGTAGTTATAGTTTCATTGTctacacttaaaaaaataaaataaaaaacaaagacatttatACAGTTCTGGTTCGGTAAAAAAATCccctttttaaaactttatagTCCAGACAAAAATTACAAGCAGTTTACAAAAGCCTTTGAACCTTTAGCAGTTAAATAAACCTTACAGACCAACACAACATAGATAACATcaaatgttgaaattaaataATATACAAAGTCAAGttgtaaataaactgtaaacatTAGGCtaaatgttaataataatactatataaAACGTAAATATAATAATCTGGGGTCTGAATGAGAGAAATCAAATGAATTCATTTTCAGATTTTAAGCCTTTTAAGGTGTTTCAATAAATAGCAAGTTCTTTTAAAACATATTACGAAATATGGGGAACCATTCATGAATTTACaccttttaaatatatttatccaAAATTATGAAATTATTCAACAGAAATTCCAGTTTTTAGTTCTTTGTAAAGGTGAAAAATTGGATATTATTATAGTTTAAAGTTGACAGCAACAAATTATGATCCCATCGGTGGtaaaaatactaaaataaagaagaaacaattgaagaaaataaaatgatctcTGAGTTTTGATTCCACTTTTACTAGTTTTGATTCAACTTTTACTATCAAGAAAATAAAGTTATCTCTGAGTTTTGATTCCACTTTTACTACTTTTATATCCATTTAGATCAATACTGAGCTTAAGATgcattaattatttatattggcagatgtggttcattgttttgaagagcACATCTTTAGCTTTTGATGAAATGGTAAATTTCAGGTGGTTCCATCTTGTTCTTTGGGAGGAACATCATGGCCGTGAAAGAGCCGACAAGTGTTTAGTGAACTGGGGGTTCTGATGGGACGGTGTGGGCCAGCAGGAGATGGTGTCGTCCTATTGTGTTGGTGGGAGGTGTGAAGGAGGTTCTTTCAGACCGGCAGGAGAAGCAGTTCAGCTCATCTGCAGTTGAATGCTCTCTAAAGGGGGGGTTCTCCTGTAGATGGTGATGTACTGGAGGTCTCTCCAGACCAACGAGGGCTCGTTCACTGAGCTATTTCTCAGTTTCTTGCAGCTCCTGAACTGACTGGATCTCCTTTGTGGGGCTGGTTCTGTCCTGCTTGTACTGGACCTCGTCTCCACTTCTATGGATGATCTGCTGACGACCTCCCAGGGAAGTTCAGTGGTGGAAATGTGCAGAGAGCTTTTCCTCTGACAAACATGCACATATGTAGAAATATGATCACAAAGTACCAGGTAGACAGATGGAGAGGAACCAGGGTTTAGACTGAGCCCCCCCCTTCATTGGAGCCTTGCTTGGTCCCCGTCACTCGGCTCTCTTCAGTCCACAACAGGACGGACTGCAGGACGGACGGATGCTGAAGACCTGAAGACAGTTACTGCAGATCTCAAACAACATCCACGTTGGAGCTCAGaatacaaaaacatgcacaagtTTACAGCAACTGAAAAGTGCCTACAAAGCCCCCCCAActtaataagaaaataaaacactttacccgttgaataaagtgttaaacactggtcctgcctcctggctttggCCTCCGCTCCCCTTCTTGCCCCCCTACATGACTCCACCCACCCCAAGATTTTAATAACATCTTAGACACCGCACACTCAACATTAAATAGAGATACACTTGACAAGaacactttattattattattattattattattattattattattattattattattattattattattattattattattattattattattattattattattattattattattatcatagaatagaatatggatgggtgaatggatggatgaatgggatgtCTGGGTCTGGACTCTCCGTTGTCTGGCCcgcacgggtgtcgccctgttggggggttccctctctccgggcccgtctccggtccgcTCCGGCCCCTCTGGCCCTGGAGAGCCACTtttgtgggggcgggtgcacctgcccgcgtcggcggccgggccggctctgtctctccgggcaggctggcccctcgccgggtgggggtcgttggcccgaagggtgagggcctcctggccgcatgtccGGACCGGACCGGGTGgtcggggattgcctgggtcccggtccgccgccgcgggatccctggatGCTTCTTCTCGTGTCGTGGGTGGGctgcctcccgccctcttctcccctctgtggggttcctggtggcctgggttccgggttcttccttgtcggcctctggtctctcgggtggcggggttgccccccccctcccccaataTAGATACACTTCAAGTGGaactttgataggattattacacacacacacacacacacacacacacacacacacacacacacacacacacacacacacacacacacacacacacacacacacacacacatacacatctactcgttcacctgcatgctcgctctgCAGTTTTGGGGGTCAGATAGTCGCGGTGGCCTAGCTGTGATTGAGTCCTGGGACAGTTGCTGctcgtgtctctgcctgttcctgtgtctgtttgttttttctcttgcagatttccagtgcttgttGTGCGcttccatgtgtttttttgcGTCTTGGACTAGGAgtgtaccccccccccaaaaaaatacaaataaataaataataataatatatgtatatgtatatatattaataaaataaatatgtgacatttataataatacatcgtatatattttatataaaaaatgcacatatatatgctttaggttcttaccagcatggtattaaccattaatatatgtgcagacaaggaaaagaaaaaatcagCCATCAGGGCTGGGAAACTGGTTCAGGCAGAAAAGCTTCCTGGTGAAATATAAAAATTCCAAAACAGAACAATGATACTTCAGTCTGACGGAGCGGCTAAAGTGATTGGGGAGAGAGATTTCCTCTCACCTCGCTGTAATTGTTGCTTCTCAGATATAAACGGTGTCAGAGTTTCAGCTTCTCACAGTTTGGTCAGATACTTCAAGTTCAGGACTGCTCAGCCACATAAGGAAACATAAATGTAAGTATTTTCAGTAGTATTATCATTGATAAAGATTTACTTACCAACGGTTGTTTGTTGATATAATTACGGAGCTTTACTAACTAACTTTGACCCTAACTGCTCAGTAATGGACCACATCTTGTAGTAACCTGCGGTTCTGTACGTGTTTAGTTGCTTCTGGAATTTTAAGATATAAACGGAGGAGGGAGAGTGCAGTTAGTGACAGATAGTGGTTTCTGGGTGGTTGTTGTCGTGTTTACAGCTGACAGGAACCAGTTCAGTTAGAATAAAGCTGCAGGTTATCATCACCTCTGTGCATCCTTTCACGGAGAATCAGACTTTACAATAGTTTTAGAAACTCAGTCATGTGACACAAACAAAACTTTAGAGGCAAGAACACGTGTTTATCCAGTTATTCCAGTTTTATCCAGCAGGGTTTATGTGTCTCTAAGAAGTGCATCTGCTCTCTTTAACTTCCCATTCTCATCTTCTGCTCCACTTTCCTCCAGAATCACGTTCAACATAAACTCACTACAACTATTCACATCTTTTTATGTTAAACTCATCAGTTGAAATACTGGTAAAGTCTTGTGAAACAGAGGTTTTCTTCGTTTTTATCTTAATGATTTGAAGGTTTGAATGAAATCGTCACATCTTTCTTGCCAGTGCACTCGGGTTCTCTCGTTATTATTGAACTATTGAACTAAGTTTAGCAAGTGAAGCCAACATGACGACCAAAACCGTGATTCTAAAGTAAGATTTATAATTTACTGACCTAGTTGGGGCCGTAATAATCAGTGTATCATTCGCTCTTTCTATTTATCAATTGATAAAGAATTAAAGAGtgcctttttattttgtctatCGTATATTTTAATCTAACACAAAAAAGTAAACAATTCCTGGTTTATCATATTACAATTTTATTAATGTCTTTTGTGCAGTTTAGAGTCTCGTTTTGATGACAGTTGGCTTGTAGCTTGTTGTTTGTCTCAGTGGTTGGACAGAAAAATGTCCTGTTTTATTGTGAagcccatgtccttgtgtttgagttcttgtctgactttcctgtttcccatctgccctgattgtctgcccctgtgtctcgttaacccttaatagatttttttttgagaactcctgcctcctgctcccTTGCCTGACACTACATCCccgccccctgccccccccccccccccctctctctcagtCTTGTTCGACCACATTACAGAGGTGCAGCATCCATAACAAAGGCCTGCAACAAGTATACAGTGGCATCTTGTTTTTACTGAAGTAGGCAGCAAAACTGGACTGACTGGATTTACAGCGTCTGTTTTATTAGctgttattctgtaaatcaTCTGTTTCCGTTTGGGTTCAATGTCTCATTCAAAGTGAGAGAAATGCTGAAGTCCTGAACATGTTCTGTGTGGGcgactctccagctctgtgtccctcacagggagaagatgatcTGCAGGATCCTGCTGCTCATCATCCTCACATCACATGTCTGTGGTCAGTTTAAACCTTCACTTTATTAAGTTAAACACACTTTAACATCACTAACAGATCCATGACTCAGAGCTCTCAGTCCTTATATCTATGTTTAGTTCATTACTTCATTTTTATCTATAAAATCAAgttataatttaagaaaacTTAGTTTTTTCCAAATATGTCATTGTGgctcccctccttgaaccgccaccttactgtggtggaggggtttgtgtgctcgagtgatcctaggagctatatTGTCttggggcattacgcccctggtagggtctcccatggcaaacaggtcctaggtgacgggccagactaagagcggttcacaagctcaTTATGGTGAAGAAAAATCAAAGGGCCGTTATGTTGCCCGGATCGgagtcaccggggccccgccctggagtcaggcctggggttggggctctatggcgagcgcctggtggccgggtctttgcccatggTACccagccgggctcagcccgaaatggcgacgtgggcctgccttcccgtaggcccaccacccgcaagAAGGACCGTGATGTGCTGGTGCCATGtgatctgggtagcagtcgtggcggggcctcgatgacccaatccctggaccaaaaccctctcagtagggacatggaatgtcacctcgctgggggggaaggagccggagcttgggcgtgaggttgagagataccggctagagatagtcgggctcacctccacacatagcttgggctctggaacccagctccttgaaaggggctggaccctccactactctggagttgcccagggtgagaggcggcgggctggtgtgggcttggttatagcccctcagctcagtcgccatgtgttggaatTTACCCCAGTGAATGAGAGGGTcgtttccctgcgccttcgggtcgggaaaaggtctctcactgttgtttgtgcctatgggccgaacagcagtgcggagtacccggccttcttggggtccctgggaggagtactggatagtgctcaaACTGGGgattccattgttctactgggggacttcaacgctctcgtgggcaatgacagtgatacctagagaggcgtgattgggaggaacggcctcacCAATCTGAACCtgagcagtgttttgttgttggacttctgtgctagtcacggtttgtccataacgaacaccatgttcaagcatacgggtgtccatcagtgcacgtggcaccaggacaccctaggccggaggtcaatgatcgactttgttgtcatttcatctgaccttcggccgcatgtcttggacactcgggtgaagagaggggctgagctgtcaactgatcaccacctggtggtgagttgggtgcgctggcagaggaggaggaagttggacagaccgggcagacccaaacggattttgagggtctgttgggaacgtctggccgagccctctgtcagggacatcttcaactcccacctccgagagagcttctctcagatcccgggggaggcgggggacatcgagtccgagtagaccatgttctctgcctccattgtcaacgctcGAAGTTGTGATCGccaggtctccggtgcctgtcgtggcggcaaacctagaacccggtggtggacaccggaagtacaggatgccgtcagactgaagaaggagtcctaccgggctctGTTATtctgtgggactcctgatgcAGTAGATGgataccggcaggccaagcaggccgcggctcgggcggtcctggaggcaaaaactcgggtctgggaggagtttggtgaggccatggaggaagactttcggtcggcctcgaggaaattctggcggaccatttggcgcctcagaagggggaggcagtactctgccggcacggtttacggtgcgggtggggagctgttgacctcgactggggacatcgtcagatggtggaaggaataccgtattttcacgaccattccgcgcaccgtgtgaaaaggcgcaccctcagttttgtgtgtcgtttttggattttaaacacacatacggcgcaccgacccaaaaggcgcagtctacacagATGGAGCTGtacacacgcgcgccgcaaaacacacacgcgctgcagaacacacacacacacaagtgtgcttatttaaaaatagatcgggagcaaaactttgatattttatttcacttttcacatcaatcaaacccttcaaagtcttataataataataataataatgcatttaacttgtaacgcactttccattcaatgaatctaaaagtgctacacttagaccattattcattcatacacattctcactggtggtggtaagctacattttgtagccacagctgccctggggcagactgacagaagcgtggctgccattccgcgccaaacggcccctccgaccaccaccaacattcatacacattcatacacggcaagctgggtaaggtgtcttgcccaaggacactacgacagtaactgggatggagcggaattcgaaccgccgacctccggatcattggacgacccgctctaccacctgagctactgccaccCCGTCTTCATCTTcaagtcttcatcttctgtttccgcattaaagaattaaaaaaaaaaacaccgggtcgccgcacatatacctgtctcagccactcgatcatctcttcatccatccagcccttttcatttgcctttataatgactccggctggaaaagtctctttaggcaacgtttttcttttaaaaatcaccatcggcggccgtttctgtccatcagcttggcaggcaagcacaacagtaaataaacttttcataccccgttgttcggatcccgaccgcggtggacccggtccgctcccccgcaGTGGTCCCgccggtccgctcccccgcggtcgtcccgggtcccggtccggtccgctcccccgcggtggacccggtccgctcccccgcggtggACCCGGTTAACTCCACCGTGTGATTCCGCGATGTGGAACATGAGCGGCACCTCGTCCATGTCGGTGATGTGCcggctgcagaatgagcggaagctctccatcttttccatataatccgccgggcgctgctgctgcgctggcaccgtttcatgaagcgaaagcaccaggacggacctccatgaaaatgttaaattttcctttcttccgccagcgctactgctttcagtcGGACACAGccgcaactcacgggtgcttcacacgcccccttctccctttaccgttctcatggtggctccgcctcacattaccgtaatttaggtaatagatacggcgcaccgtttcataggACGCGCggcacattttagaaaaaaaaatgttatgtgcgccttatggtcgtgaaaatacggtacttcaaGGATCttctcaacccgactgacatgccttccactgaggaagcagagagtggggactctggggcgtgctcatccatcacccgggccgaggtcactgaggtggttcataagctcctcagtggcatcGGGGGttgatgagattcgccctgagtacctcaagtctctggatgtcgtagggctgtcttggttgacacgcctctgcgacattgcatggaggaaggggacagtaccgctggagtggcaaaccggggtggtggtccctctttttaaaaagggggaccagagagtgtgctccaactatagggggatcacacttctcagcctccccgggaaagtctacgccagggtactggagaggagaatacggccaatagttgaacctcggattcaggaggaataATGCGGTTTttgtcccggtcgcggaacactggaccagctctacaccctccgcagggtgctcgagggttcatgggaatttgcccaaccagtctacaagtgttttgtggatctggagaaggcatttgaccgtgtccctcgtgccattctgtggggggtgctcggtgagtatggagtccggggccctctattaagggctgtccggtctctgtatgatcggagcaggagtctggttcgcattgccggcagtagatcagacttgttcccggtgcatgttggactccggcagggctgccctttgtcaccggtcctgttcataatttttatggacaggatttctaggcgcagccaggggccggaggggatccggtttgggaaccacaggatttcatctctgctttttgcagatgacgttgtcctgttggcttcatcggaccgggaccttcagcatgtgctggggcagtttgaggccgagtgcgacacagcagggatgagaatcagcacctccaaaaccgaggccatggttctccaccgggaaagggtggcgtgccttctccaggtgggtggagaagccctgcctcaggtggaggagttcaaaaatctcggggtcttgttcacgagtgagggaacgatggagcgggagattgacagacggatcggtgcagcgtccacagttatgcggtcgatgtaccggactgtcgtggtgaagaaggagctgaatcgaaaggtgaagctctcgatttaccggtcaatctacgcaccaaCCATCACTTATGGTCaggaactttgggtagtgaccgaaaggacgagatcgcggatacaagcagccgagatgagtttcctccgcaaggtggctggacgctcccttagcgatagggtgaggagctcggagtcgagccgctgctccttcacattgagaggagtcagctgaggtggcttgggcatctgtatcctggacgcctccctagggaggtgttccaggcatgtccctcctccctagggaggtgttccaggcatgtccctccgggagtagaccccggggaagacccaggacatgctggagagacgatgtctctcggctggcctgggaacgcctcggactcccctcggaagagctggaggaggtgtctggggtgaaggaagtctgggcatctctgttgagactactgcccccgcgacccgggaacggataagcggcggacaatgcatggatggatggtcatTGTGGCTGATAATAAGAGCTCTGACAGCTCTGATACCACACTCACATTTTACAGTTTCAAATCAGGTCCTTTACTAGTTTAAAAGTACAAAAACTACAGAAATGTGTCAACATTCTCGTCTCTTTCCCTCTCTGTCTCCTCAGCAGCAACCATTGTGAAGGTGACACAGAACTTCTATCAGACAGAGGAGAACTACAACATCACCCTGGAGTGGACCTTCACCCCCAAACATGAACCCTCCTCTGGCTTCCTTGATATCTACTGTCACTTCAGAAAACATCTGAAGATCTTAGTTGTCTTTAAAATGTCTGATGGTGTTAAGAACTTGAAGCATCAAGACGAACAGTTTGCAGGACGAGTCCAGAGCGACAAAGATGCTCTGAGAGAGGGACGACTAAGACTCCTCATCTCCAGACTCACGACTGAGGACTCAGGATGGTACTGGTGTGAAGCGTTCACAAAGTCTGGATGGGACTCTGCCAGCTGTCAACTCCACGTCTCTGGTAAGTCCTCAGTTGTGAGTTAGAACAGAGCAAATGTAGCAACATCAGGActaatttaatttatatataatataatataatgagGAGGAGAGTTCACGGCTGCTGCATCCTGGAACTGGATCAGTACCACGGTTCTGGAGAAGCAGCGACTCTGAACTCTCCTTTATCTGATAGTCAGGTGGTGGTGGGGTGTTAAAGCAACCTGGAAGTCAACAGGACACTCCTGCACTAACAGTccttttataaatacactttttGTACTCTCCCAATGTTAAACTGATCTGGTTGATCAGGATCAATACCATCACTGAAGACTGCAGTGATTCAGGATCAATATCTGAAGACTGCAGTGATTCAGGATCAATACCATCACTGGAGACTGCAGTGATTCAGGATCAATATCTGAAGACTGTAGTGATTCAGGATCAATACCATCACTGAAGACTGCAGTGATAGTATTGATCCTGAGTGAATAGTAGTGACGTTGCACCCCCTGGTGGCTGAAGGTGAATCAAACAGTGACGGCGGCTCTTTGAATGATTTCTTTGACTTTACAAACAATTACTCTCAAGTTGAAACAGTTCCATCATGAATTGTGGCCAAGAGCAAGTTTAGAAACATAGTTTTACTTCTTTTTCAGCAACCAGATCCTACGATGGAGCAGGAGATGGAGGATTAATTACATTAGGAGCTGTTGCAGCAGCTGCACTTCTGATTTATTGTGTTACAGTTTTAGTGAAGAAAAGGAGAA
This window encodes:
- the LOC133420225 gene encoding tripartite motif-containing protein 16-like is translated as MSEKRVEVDGEMICCSICLDLLKDPGTIPCGHNYCMDCIKTHWDGEDGRGTHSCPLCRKTFTPRPVLVRNSMLAELVEEMKKTGLQADLCYAGPEDVTCDVCTGRKVKAVQSCLVCLASYCEKHLQPHYDAPAFQKHQLVDPSKKLQEKLCSLHHEVMKIFCRTDQQSICYLCAMDEHKGHETVAAAAERCEKQKELEVSRQQIQQRIQEREKDVELLQQEVEDINVSADKAVEDSEKTFNEVIRLLQKSSSDVKQQVRSQQEHEVSRVKDLQEKLQQEITDLKRREAELEKLSHTEDHNQFLHNYPSPSPLSGSTLSSSIQIRPLRYFEDVTAAVSETREKLQDLLRETWTNISLSVAEVDVLLSEPEPKTRDGFLKHSQDITLDPNTAHKHLFISDANRKVTLMKKELSYCDNPGRFTYWWQVLSKQSMSGRCYWEVEVRGEAVCVAVAYKNISRAGNLQGCGFGYNQESWALQCYTDGYTLRYNNIKTRVSGPPSSRVGVYLDHGAGLLSFYSVSETMTLLHRVQTTFTQPLHAGLWLSYRGASVELMKLK
- the LOC133420791 gene encoding uncharacterized protein LOC133420791; translated protein: MICRILLLIILTSHVCAATIVKVTQNFYQTEENYNITLEWTFTPKHEPSSGFLDIYCHFRKHLKILVVFKMSDGVKNLKHQDEQFAGRVQSDKDALREGRLRLLISRLTTEDSGWYWCEAFTKSGWDSASCQLHVSATRSYDGAGDGGLITLGAVAAAALLIYCVTVLVKKRRRICAVLSQRINHQGVVCRFLMNHNSIT